Proteins encoded within one genomic window of Rubripirellula tenax:
- a CDS encoding c-type cytochrome domain-containing protein, with the protein MSPITRTLLILLFAIVTRDATWAVAPVDYARDVFPIFQTYCIGCHAEGDEEGGFVMESHAGLMAGGENGAAITAGEPNSSRLFLMATGKLEPVMPPDGEERPSEEELATIAAWIEQGAIEQGAIGPDGDVPIKRELRTPKIATNENVRLPVTAIATSTDGSLRAVARFAKIEVIDNHDKVIQTISGAFGKVNSLHFSNDAARLLVASGTTGAYGEAFLFDVATGTVISQLVGHRDVLYSAEFSPDESIIATAGYDRTIILWDSESGEAIRKLTGHNGAIFDLAFSPDGKVLVSGCADDTAKVWNVATGERLDTLSQPEGEVFDVAVTADGKFVLAASADNRLRVWRLRSIDKPRINPIVATRFVDEAPLVRMAILPDGKSVLVMSEAGNIKVIRTSDWTQVASLEPVGAGVSDLSITGDGTMAWVTTMNGDVVRRALPKVADQRSESSETIKPVYLDLGELTKLSEAGEADGLRTVTDVPRGAVASGKIESADDTDYFRFTARGGEVWAIETDAKKVGDNESRIDPIVAILDDGGAPVLRTRLQAVRDSYFTFRGKDSSQTGDFRVFNWEEMKLNEFLYSGGEVTRLAVYPRGPDSGFNVYPNEGSRWTYFGTSHTTHALGEPAFVVRPLGKGESPTANGLPVFDIYYENDDDPMRLAGSSSRILFTAPADGMYTIRVGDTRGEGGNDYTYEMTLRAATPSFDPKIDMIDKPLKRGAGREATLRIDRLDGFDGPVTFDVLGMPDEAVSNFPVTIESGQRFAHAVVWIAENTKGWDGEVSPQVVARGRVAGRVIERQVGTLGKLTVTDRPNVIPTIVPIGEPTIVPIGEPSSGHSSNWTLSVRRGETVAAKVVLDRRADFKNEVSFGKEESGRNAAHGVYVDNIGLNGLLALEGMTERDFFITADPVAKLGKRTFFLKANVDGGLTTHPINIDVLP; encoded by the coding sequence ATGTCACCGATCACGCGTACGCTCCTGATCCTCCTGTTCGCAATCGTCACGCGGGACGCCACGTGGGCCGTCGCCCCGGTCGATTACGCCCGCGATGTATTCCCCATTTTTCAAACCTATTGCATCGGGTGCCATGCCGAAGGTGACGAAGAAGGCGGGTTCGTGATGGAATCCCATGCCGGGTTGATGGCCGGTGGGGAAAACGGCGCGGCGATCACGGCGGGCGAACCGAACAGCAGCCGCTTGTTCTTGATGGCGACTGGCAAGTTGGAACCAGTGATGCCGCCGGATGGTGAAGAACGACCCAGCGAAGAAGAACTGGCAACGATCGCGGCGTGGATTGAACAGGGGGCGATTGAACAGGGTGCGATCGGGCCCGACGGTGACGTGCCCATCAAGCGTGAACTGCGGACTCCCAAGATCGCGACGAACGAAAACGTTCGGCTTCCGGTCACGGCCATTGCCACGTCGACCGATGGATCGCTTCGCGCGGTCGCAAGATTTGCGAAGATCGAAGTGATCGACAACCACGACAAAGTCATTCAAACCATTTCGGGCGCGTTCGGCAAAGTCAACTCGCTCCACTTTTCAAACGACGCGGCTCGGTTGCTTGTAGCGTCCGGTACGACAGGTGCGTACGGGGAAGCGTTCCTGTTTGACGTCGCCACCGGCACGGTGATTTCTCAGTTGGTCGGGCACCGCGACGTTCTCTATTCGGCCGAGTTTTCGCCGGATGAATCGATCATCGCAACCGCAGGATACGACCGGACCATCATTTTGTGGGATTCCGAATCGGGTGAAGCGATTCGTAAGTTGACCGGGCACAATGGGGCGATCTTCGACCTGGCGTTTTCGCCCGACGGTAAGGTGCTGGTCAGTGGCTGCGCAGACGACACGGCCAAGGTTTGGAACGTCGCGACGGGCGAGCGTTTGGATACGCTCAGCCAACCCGAAGGCGAAGTCTTTGACGTTGCCGTCACGGCCGATGGCAAGTTCGTTCTCGCCGCCAGCGCCGACAATCGGCTGAGAGTTTGGCGCCTGAGGTCGATCGACAAGCCGCGGATCAACCCGATCGTGGCGACACGCTTCGTCGACGAAGCGCCGCTGGTCAGGATGGCGATTCTGCCGGACGGGAAATCCGTTTTGGTGATGAGCGAGGCGGGCAACATCAAAGTCATTCGCACGTCGGATTGGACACAAGTGGCATCGTTGGAACCGGTCGGTGCGGGCGTCAGCGATTTGTCGATCACCGGCGACGGCACGATGGCTTGGGTCACAACGATGAACGGTGATGTTGTTCGAAGGGCGTTGCCGAAAGTCGCCGACCAACGATCTGAATCCTCGGAAACCATCAAGCCGGTCTACCTGGACTTGGGCGAGTTGACGAAATTGAGCGAGGCTGGCGAAGCGGACGGATTGCGAACTGTGACCGACGTGCCGCGAGGTGCGGTCGCGTCGGGAAAGATCGAATCGGCCGACGATACGGACTACTTTCGTTTCACTGCCCGCGGCGGCGAAGTCTGGGCGATCGAGACGGATGCGAAAAAGGTCGGCGATAACGAATCGCGGATCGATCCCATCGTTGCGATCCTGGATGACGGGGGTGCGCCAGTTCTAAGGACGCGACTGCAAGCGGTTCGTGATTCGTACTTTACCTTTCGCGGCAAAGACAGTTCGCAAACGGGCGACTTCCGTGTCTTCAATTGGGAAGAGATGAAGTTGAACGAGTTTCTCTATTCGGGCGGCGAAGTCACTCGGTTGGCGGTCTATCCTCGTGGGCCGGATTCTGGATTCAATGTTTACCCGAACGAGGGTTCTCGGTGGACGTACTTCGGGACGTCGCACACGACGCACGCATTGGGGGAACCGGCCTTTGTCGTCCGCCCGTTGGGCAAAGGAGAATCGCCAACGGCTAACGGGTTACCCGTGTTCGACATCTACTATGAAAACGACGATGACCCAATGCGATTGGCAGGATCGTCCAGTCGAATTCTGTTCACCGCGCCGGCCGACGGGATGTACACGATCCGTGTCGGTGATACTCGAGGTGAAGGCGGAAACGACTACACCTACGAAATGACGCTTCGTGCGGCCACGCCGTCGTTCGATCCCAAGATCGACATGATCGATAAGCCGTTGAAGCGCGGCGCAGGCCGTGAAGCAACCCTGCGAATCGATCGCCTGGACGGGTTCGATGGCCCGGTCACGTTTGACGTTTTGGGAATGCCGGATGAAGCAGTCTCGAACTTTCCAGTCACGATCGAGTCGGGCCAGCGTTTTGCCCACGCCGTCGTCTGGATCGCCGAAAACACGAAAGGCTGGGACGGCGAAGTTTCGCCGCAAGTCGTCGCCCGGGGAAGGGTTGCCGGTCGCGTGATCGAACGGCAAGTCGGAACACTCGGCAAGTTGACAGTCACCGATCGCCCCAACGTCATCCCCACGATCGTGCCGATCGGCGAACCCACGATCGTGCCGATCGGCGAACCGAGTTCGGGTCACTCGTCGAATTGGACATTGTCGGTCCGGCGGGGCGAAACCGTTGCGGCGAAAGTGGTTCTGGACCGTAGAGCCGACTTCAAGAACGAGGTCAGCTTTGGCAAGGAAGAATCGGGTCGCAACGCGGCTCACGGCGTTTACGTTGACAACATCGGCCTGAACGGGCTGTTGGCATTGGAAGGGATGACGGAGCGGGACTTTTTCATCACCGCCGATCCGGTCGCCAAGCTGGGAAAGCGGACATTTTTCCTCAAAGCCAACGTGGATGGTGGATTGACCACCCACCCGATCAACATCGACGTGCTGCCTTAG
- the rpmA gene encoding 50S ribosomal protein L27, which produces MAHKKGQGSSRNGRDSNGQRRGVKKFGGEAVIAGNILIRQVGTKWHPGRGVGQGNDYTLYALIDGKVMFDRKGRRINVVANEAVATA; this is translated from the coding sequence ATGGCACACAAAAAGGGACAGGGCTCCAGCCGTAACGGTCGCGATTCGAACGGTCAGCGCCGCGGAGTCAAGAAGTTCGGTGGTGAAGCTGTCATCGCAGGCAACATCCTGATCCGCCAGGTCGGTACCAAATGGCACCCCGGTCGAGGCGTCGGGCAAGGTAACGACTACACGCTTTACGCGTTGATCGATGGCAAAGTGATGTTCGACCGAAAAGGTCGCCGTATCAACGTGGTCGCCAACGAAGCTGTCGCAACCGCTTAG
- a CDS encoding putative molybdenum carrier protein produces the protein MPDPNENDQYESGLFDEDVEPSDGPIDDSPYRPTRIVSGGQTGVDRAGLDFAIESGIEHGGWCPKGRLAEDGSIPTRYQLTEHTSRKYPPRTAQNVIDSDATLILHERVLKGGTLLTREVCKRYRRPYFVVRIDTDELDEAKRWLKRVRPKTLNIAGSRSQSAPGIYDRALAVLRELLRE, from the coding sequence GTGCCCGATCCTAACGAAAACGACCAATACGAAAGTGGCTTGTTTGACGAAGATGTCGAACCGAGTGACGGTCCGATCGATGACTCGCCCTATCGTCCGACGCGGATCGTGTCGGGTGGTCAAACGGGCGTGGACCGCGCGGGTCTCGATTTTGCCATCGAAAGCGGGATCGAGCATGGCGGGTGGTGTCCGAAAGGCCGGTTGGCAGAAGACGGTAGCATTCCGACTCGCTATCAACTGACCGAACATACGTCACGCAAGTATCCGCCAAGGACAGCCCAGAACGTGATCGATAGCGATGCGACGCTGATACTTCACGAACGCGTCTTGAAGGGTGGTACGCTGCTGACGCGTGAGGTTTGCAAACGTTACCGTCGTCCGTACTTCGTCGTTCGCATCGATACCGATGAATTGGACGAGGCCAAAAGGTGGCTGAAAAGGGTTCGCCCCAAGACGTTGAACATCGCCGGTTCGCGAAGCCAGTCGGCGCCGGGGATCTATGATCGCGCGCTCGCGGTGTTGCGCGAACTGCTTCGCGAATGA
- a CDS encoding RluA family pseudouridine synthase: protein MSNLSVLFEDNHLLVVNKPAGIATMGAEPGMPTVHEMACDYVRIKHQKPGKVFIGVVSRLDSMTTGTLVLARTSKSASRLTPQFADKSGGGAGKIYLAIVEGGFGVDNEIEGDEGFLVDHVRKDEPAKRMRVVPDGKNTQEAALRYLVLGRTESATVLAIQLISGRKHQIRVQFADRGFPVLGDVKYGGRRGFAPGIALHSWRLQVDHPTLKTTMEFVSPVPDSWDTWASILGKPETLWNRVKRSFEI, encoded by the coding sequence ATGAGTAACCTTTCCGTCCTTTTCGAGGACAACCACCTGTTGGTCGTCAATAAACCGGCTGGCATCGCCACGATGGGTGCCGAACCGGGAATGCCGACGGTGCATGAAATGGCGTGCGACTATGTTCGCATCAAGCATCAAAAACCCGGCAAAGTCTTCATCGGCGTCGTCAGCCGTTTGGACTCGATGACGACAGGCACGTTGGTGTTGGCGCGGACCAGCAAGTCGGCCTCGCGATTGACGCCACAGTTCGCTGACAAATCTGGCGGCGGCGCCGGCAAAATCTACTTGGCGATCGTCGAAGGCGGTTTTGGTGTCGACAATGAAATCGAAGGCGACGAGGGCTTCTTGGTCGACCATGTTCGCAAAGACGAACCGGCCAAGCGGATGCGCGTGGTTCCGGACGGAAAAAACACACAAGAAGCGGCGCTGCGATACTTGGTCCTAGGCCGAACCGAATCAGCGACCGTGCTGGCGATCCAACTGATCAGCGGCCGCAAGCACCAGATCCGCGTCCAGTTTGCTGATCGTGGATTCCCCGTCCTCGGCGACGTCAAATACGGTGGGCGTCGAGGATTTGCACCCGGCATCGCACTGCACAGTTGGCGATTGCAGGTCGATCATCCGACGCTGAAGACGACGATGGAATTTGTTTCTCCCGTTCCAGATTCTTGGGACACGTGGGCCTCGATACTCGGAAAACCCGAGACGCTTTGGAATCGGGTAAAACGTAGCTTTGAGATTTAA
- a CDS encoding SulP family inorganic anion transporter, whose translation MLNFFRQQSGSIKNDVLSGITVALALVPEAIAFAFVAGVSPLIGLYSAFFLGLITAVVGGRPGMISGATGAMAVVVVALVATHGVEYLFPTVILCGIFQIAIGMGRLGKLIRMVPHSVMLGFVNGLAIVIGLAQLGSFKTLSDDGNLVYLTGSRLGMMLGLVALTMAIIAWLPKLTRAVPPSLAAILTITLISIAINRGVEPGQPNALATVGDMLRTNTKAKAVADARADLAMLQGDAALEIDLSQGTDATLVSAQKPSLVDETNDVKAAANKVAAAIASTDDGGSGISGGLPRLFFLDYEMVPLNWTTLKIILPFAIVLCGVGLIESLMTLTLIDEITETRGKGNRECIGQGVANVTCGLFGGMGGCAMIGQSLINVNSGGRGRLSGVTASVCLLLFVLFLAPWIEQIPMAALVGVMFMVVIGTFEWASLKMFRRMPTSDMLVMVLVAGYTVFMHDLASAVILGVIVSALVFAWQHATHMGADVKMNEFGSKIYQLHGPLFFASVQSFKDMFDVANDPDDVVIDFYYTRVYDQSGLEAINGLAEKYQTAGKRLHLTHLSEECRGLLDNAGDLVEVNVSEDPQYHIASDRLA comes from the coding sequence ATGCTCAATTTTTTTCGTCAACAATCTGGCTCGATCAAGAACGACGTTCTGTCCGGTATCACGGTTGCCCTCGCGCTTGTTCCCGAAGCCATCGCATTTGCCTTTGTGGCGGGTGTCTCGCCGCTGATCGGATTGTATTCGGCATTCTTTTTGGGCTTGATCACCGCCGTTGTCGGTGGGCGGCCAGGAATGATTTCGGGAGCCACCGGCGCCATGGCTGTTGTCGTCGTCGCGTTGGTTGCGACCCACGGCGTCGAGTACCTGTTTCCAACGGTAATTCTTTGTGGCATTTTCCAGATCGCGATCGGCATGGGGCGACTAGGAAAGCTGATTCGCATGGTGCCGCACTCGGTCATGCTGGGCTTCGTCAACGGATTGGCAATCGTCATCGGGCTTGCCCAGTTGGGCAGTTTCAAAACGTTGTCTGATGACGGCAACTTGGTGTATCTGACGGGCAGTCGACTGGGAATGATGTTAGGGCTGGTCGCATTGACAATGGCGATCATTGCCTGGCTACCAAAATTGACGCGAGCAGTTCCGCCGTCGTTGGCTGCAATCTTGACGATCACGTTGATCTCGATCGCAATCAATCGTGGCGTCGAACCGGGGCAACCCAATGCACTGGCAACCGTCGGCGACATGCTTCGTACCAACACGAAAGCCAAAGCCGTCGCCGATGCGAGAGCTGACTTGGCAATGCTACAAGGTGATGCGGCACTCGAAATCGACTTGTCGCAAGGTACCGATGCGACGTTGGTCAGCGCTCAAAAACCGAGCTTGGTTGACGAAACGAACGACGTGAAGGCAGCCGCGAACAAAGTTGCAGCCGCGATCGCATCGACCGACGACGGTGGATCGGGGATCAGCGGCGGGCTGCCCCGTTTGTTCTTCCTGGATTACGAGATGGTGCCGCTGAATTGGACGACGCTGAAAATCATTCTGCCGTTCGCCATTGTTCTTTGCGGCGTCGGCTTGATCGAGTCGCTGATGACGCTGACGCTAATCGATGAAATCACCGAAACACGCGGTAAAGGTAACCGCGAATGTATCGGCCAGGGCGTCGCGAATGTGACGTGCGGATTGTTTGGCGGGATGGGCGGATGCGCGATGATCGGGCAATCGTTGATCAACGTCAATTCGGGCGGACGCGGTCGATTGTCGGGCGTGACAGCATCCGTTTGCTTGCTGTTGTTCGTTTTGTTTTTGGCACCCTGGATCGAACAGATTCCAATGGCGGCCCTGGTCGGTGTGATGTTCATGGTCGTGATCGGTACGTTCGAGTGGGCGTCGCTAAAGATGTTCCGCCGGATGCCGACCTCGGACATGTTGGTGATGGTATTGGTCGCCGGATACACAGTGTTCATGCACGATCTGGCTTCGGCCGTGATCCTGGGTGTGATCGTGTCGGCCCTCGTGTTCGCATGGCAGCACGCGACGCACATGGGTGCGGACGTGAAGATGAATGAATTCGGCAGCAAGATCTATCAATTGCACGGGCCGCTATTCTTTGCGTCGGTCCAATCGTTCAAAGATATGTTCGACGTTGCCAACGATCCGGACGACGTGGTCATCGACTTCTATTACACACGCGTCTACGATCAGTCCGGCTTGGAAGCCATCAACGGGTTGGCTGAAAAGTACCAAACCGCTGGCAAGCGACTGCACCTGACACACTTGAGCGAAGAGTGTCGCGGACTGTTGGACAATGCCGGCGATTTGGTCGAAGTCAACGTTTCCGAAGATCCGCAATATCACATCGCCAGCGACCGATTGGCATAG
- a CDS encoding (Fe-S)-binding protein produces MLHNIRPDDHGALGPDMVAAVSTCVHCGFCLAACPTYQELGQEADSPRGRIVLMKEVLEGTLTIDQATPHLDPCLGCLACEPACPSGVPYRDLISPFRAIMEPKRTRTIADRMRRTIAQMTLPYPTRFRLAAMSGRLVKPFASMLPKSLMPEFLRVMLELLPDRLPPKQTWAEVNPAIGTRRARVALLTGCAQSVLDPDINTATIDVLTRNGVEVIVPRNQTCCGALSWHVGNLPAAQHFARQNLNAFPDDVDAIVTNAAGCGSGMHEYHLILKGTADQSRADAFRHRVVDVSAFLVSLGDLAERPDTRLPLRVAYHDACHLSNAQGVRSQPRSLLRMVPGLELLEITDSHLCCGSAGTYNMDQPEIAASLGQQKAANVIATDADVVATGNIGCMTQLAIHLKQTGSKIEVKHTMQVLRDAYR; encoded by the coding sequence ATGCTCCACAACATCCGACCTGATGATCACGGAGCGTTGGGGCCGGACATGGTCGCCGCGGTCAGCACGTGCGTTCATTGTGGTTTCTGCTTGGCGGCTTGTCCGACCTATCAAGAACTCGGTCAAGAAGCCGATTCGCCGCGCGGCCGAATCGTGTTGATGAAAGAAGTGCTCGAGGGCACTTTGACGATCGACCAGGCGACGCCACACTTGGATCCGTGCTTGGGATGCTTGGCGTGCGAACCGGCGTGTCCATCGGGCGTTCCCTATCGCGATCTGATCAGTCCCTTTCGCGCGATCATGGAACCGAAGCGAACGCGAACGATCGCCGATCGAATGCGCCGAACGATTGCCCAGATGACGCTGCCCTACCCGACTCGGTTTCGTTTGGCCGCAATGTCGGGGCGGCTGGTGAAGCCGTTTGCGTCGATGTTGCCCAAGTCGCTGATGCCCGAATTTCTACGCGTGATGCTGGAACTGTTGCCCGACCGATTGCCGCCCAAGCAAACGTGGGCCGAGGTCAATCCGGCGATCGGCACGCGGCGGGCTCGGGTCGCGCTGCTGACGGGGTGCGCGCAAAGTGTTTTGGATCCTGATATCAACACGGCCACCATCGACGTGCTGACGCGGAACGGTGTCGAAGTGATCGTGCCGCGGAATCAAACGTGCTGTGGCGCGCTAAGCTGGCACGTCGGGAACCTTCCGGCGGCGCAACACTTTGCACGTCAAAATCTGAATGCGTTTCCCGATGACGTCGATGCGATCGTGACCAACGCGGCCGGTTGTGGCAGCGGGATGCATGAATACCACCTGATCCTAAAAGGCACGGCCGACCAGTCTCGCGCCGATGCGTTTCGTCATCGCGTCGTCGATGTTTCGGCGTTCTTAGTATCGTTGGGTGACTTGGCGGAACGTCCCGACACGCGTCTGCCTTTGCGAGTCGCCTATCACGACGCGTGCCACTTGTCGAATGCTCAAGGGGTGCGGTCGCAACCCCGATCGCTGTTGCGAATGGTTCCTGGACTGGAGCTTCTTGAAATTACCGATTCGCATTTGTGCTGTGGTTCGGCGGGGACCTACAACATGGACCAGCCCGAAATCGCCGCGTCGCTTGGACAGCAGAAGGCCGCCAACGTGATCGCGACGGATGCAGATGTCGTTGCAACCGGCAATATCGGATGCATGACGCAGTTGGCCATTCACTTGAAACAGACCGGATCGAAAATCGAGGTCAAGCACACGATGCAGGTGCTTCGCGACGCGTATCGTTGA
- a CDS encoding Do family serine endopeptidase — protein MPNYWKSVSFALAAMLVGSLTTGVVMSLPQSLQNEAIGQDAPPEARAVQRQNLTTADNLSTAFRNVAELMRPSVVSIKTKQKQIVRTRSRRSPQGLPPGFEDFFGGGGGQLQERESSGMGSGVIVRADGYILTNNHVIEDADELTVEFSDGRIETGTIVGTDPQSDLAVVKVNLTGLRAAMMGSSDDIRVGDWVLAIGSPFGLDQTVTAGIISGKNRVQRIIADGEGFEDFLQTDAAINPGNSGGPLVNLRGELVGINTAILSRSGGSAGIGFAIPVSLAAPVLNQIIETGEVHRGFLGAQVVDVTPESVNSFDLKVRIGGLIGGVLENQPAAKAGLQPGDVVTKLDGREIVGGTQLKNYVASRAPGSTVKMEVNRNGQMLNLQVKLGERTEEAMAMFTGFDEQFGAELVPVTPETAQQYGYTGLQSGLIVSSVRDEGIASDARLQAGDVIESADGTDLMSVPQLAKIFAQAEKSRQILRLIVRRGNQRVMLPIGFGE, from the coding sequence ATGCCCAACTATTGGAAGAGTGTTTCGTTTGCGTTGGCCGCCATGTTGGTCGGGTCCTTGACCACGGGCGTCGTCATGTCGCTGCCCCAGAGTTTGCAAAATGAAGCGATTGGGCAAGATGCGCCGCCGGAAGCTCGAGCCGTTCAACGCCAAAACCTGACGACGGCTGACAACCTTTCGACGGCGTTTCGTAACGTGGCCGAATTGATGCGTCCGAGTGTCGTCAGCATCAAAACAAAGCAAAAACAAATCGTCCGTACGCGCAGCCGCCGCAGTCCCCAAGGATTGCCACCCGGGTTCGAGGACTTCTTTGGCGGCGGTGGTGGCCAATTGCAAGAACGCGAGTCCAGCGGCATGGGCAGCGGCGTGATCGTTCGCGCCGATGGCTACATCTTGACCAACAACCACGTCATCGAAGATGCGGACGAATTGACGGTCGAGTTTTCCGACGGCCGCATCGAAACGGGAACCATCGTCGGAACGGATCCCCAATCGGACTTGGCCGTCGTGAAGGTGAACTTGACGGGCCTGCGTGCGGCGATGATGGGCAGCAGTGATGACATCCGCGTCGGCGATTGGGTGCTGGCGATCGGCAGCCCCTTCGGGTTGGACCAAACGGTTACCGCTGGGATCATCAGCGGCAAGAACCGCGTCCAACGGATCATTGCCGACGGCGAAGGATTCGAAGACTTTTTGCAAACCGATGCGGCGATCAACCCAGGCAACTCGGGCGGTCCGCTTGTGAACTTGCGAGGCGAGTTGGTCGGTATCAATACCGCGATTCTGTCGCGATCGGGCGGCAGCGCCGGCATCGGTTTCGCCATCCCCGTTTCGTTGGCGGCGCCGGTCTTGAACCAGATCATTGAAACCGGCGAGGTCCACCGCGGCTTCTTGGGCGCCCAAGTCGTCGACGTGACACCCGAGAGCGTGAATAGCTTTGATTTGAAAGTTCGCATCGGCGGCTTGATCGGCGGCGTGCTGGAGAACCAGCCGGCCGCGAAAGCCGGTTTGCAACCAGGCGACGTGGTCACAAAATTGGACGGTCGCGAGATCGTGGGCGGTACCCAGTTGAAGAACTATGTGGCTAGCCGGGCGCCGGGGTCGACCGTGAAAATGGAAGTCAATCGCAACGGGCAAATGTTGAACTTGCAGGTCAAGCTGGGTGAACGCACCGAAGAAGCGATGGCAATGTTCACCGGCTTCGATGAGCAGTTCGGTGCCGAGCTTGTGCCGGTCACGCCGGAAACGGCCCAGCAATATGGTTACACGGGTCTGCAAAGCGGCTTGATCGTCAGCAGCGTGCGTGACGAAGGCATCGCATCGGACGCGCGACTGCAAGCCGGCGACGTGATCGAATCAGCCGACGGTACCGACCTGATGTCGGTGCCTCAATTGGCAAAGATTTTTGCACAAGCCGAAAAGTCTCGCCAAATCCTGAGGCTGATCGTTCGCCGAGGCAACCAGCGTGTGATGTTGCCGATCGGATTCGGCGAGTAA